One genomic window of Anoplolepis gracilipes chromosome 5, ASM4749672v1, whole genome shotgun sequence includes the following:
- the LOC140665641 gene encoding hrp65 protein-like, with protein sequence MDIMIHITADRPTSTFQPEPQVKNKKNSLSKVYIGNLRQDMTEEEIRILLRKYGEVMKCELHLEKACAIVEMDCTANAKKAKRELHGRWYKDRQLEIHLDVQAIRFEKLSSWIPNEPLEKAFGISTGKIERTIVFLDAKNSSIGEGIINFQTEKNAQLVLKCSRKCHILMNDLQPVNVESVEQNNVNDLLTIRNKNLPRNAPKFCTVRKIRSYSCVRLHIKCKYNKQWKMLYEEYERKREELERELMMEKEKLEVQLEYELEKIFLSKQKYAIAFHKQMIMKELQNKERRLF encoded by the exons atg GACATAATGATACACATTACCGCCGATAGACCAACGAGCACGTTTCAACCGGAACCACAGgtaaagaataagaaaaattcccTCAGCAAAGTTTATATTGGAAACTTGAGACAGGATATGACAGAAGAAGAAATACGGATACTGTTAAGAAAATACGGAGAAGTAATGAAATGCGAGTTGCACTTAGAGAAAGCTTGCGCTATTGTTGAAATG GATTGTACAGCAAATGCAAAGAAGGCAAAACGCGAGCTGCATGGTAGATGGTACAAAGATCGACAACTCGAGATACATCTCGATGTTCAGGCGATTAGATTTGAAAAACTTAGCTCCTGGATACCTAATGAACCGCTCGAAAAAGCGTTTGGTATATCAACCGGCAAAATCGAGCGTACGATAGTTTTTCTTGATGCTAAAAACTCAAGTATCGGCGAAGGAATCATCAATTTCCAGACAGAGAAGAACGCTCAGTTGGTCCTGAAATGTTCGCGAAAATGCCACATACTTATGAA CGATCTTCAACCAGTAAACGTGGAGTCGGTTgaacaaaataatgtaaacgacctgcttacaattagaaataaGAACCTACCACGCAATGCTCCGAAATTCTGTACAGTCAGAAAGATCAGGTCGTACTCCTGCGTACGATTGCATATCaagtgtaaatataataaacaatggAAAATGTTATACGAGgaatatgaaagaaagagagaagaactCGAGCGAGAATTGAtgatggaaaaagaaaagcttGAAGTCCAATTAGAATACGAGCttgaaaagatatttctgAGCAAAC AGAAATATGCGATCGCGTTCCACAAGCAAATGATAATGAAGGAGCtacaaaataaagagagaaggcTATTCTAG